A section of the Rummeliibacillus pycnus genome encodes:
- a CDS encoding phage portal protein → MAFFKRKKANGDYVNDFFSASFTSNNQNFTVTEEQALQIPAFKACLNLITNTIAELPINLMQHDGENVTILNNDKRVQLLNNPNIIDTASTLKAQLVKDLLLYGKAYLYNNSNELHVLKANFMNEEYFSNDGFTIGDIQYIYNFDGSHKLLKENVIRFDSGTKGILSNTEVLETAINNQTYSKNVLKNGAMPIGILKAASRLTEKAIDSLRTSFENIYSGNQKVGKTLILENGLEYQPLSYNPEQLQLNETSKSLTSQICMLFNVSESLINDTSNKYNSLSTANTSFLQQTIQPILVTIQEQLNKSFLKPSEQGLFFMFDTSQILKATETERIDATLKLFKDGVISFNESRKRLDMTVIDDKKDYYKLNIGQALRDKATGEVLNINTQTTNTQGEQKNGTPQSK, encoded by the coding sequence ATGGCATTTTTTAAAAGAAAAAAGGCTAATGGTGATTATGTAAATGATTTTTTTAGTGCTTCATTCACTTCAAATAATCAAAATTTTACTGTCACTGAAGAACAAGCCTTGCAGATTCCAGCATTTAAAGCGTGTTTGAATCTAATTACAAATACTATTGCAGAATTGCCTATTAATTTAATGCAGCATGATGGCGAAAATGTAACCATTTTAAATAATGATAAACGAGTTCAATTACTGAATAATCCTAACATCATTGATACTGCAAGTACATTAAAGGCTCAACTTGTAAAAGATTTACTGTTATACGGTAAAGCCTATTTATATAACAATAGTAATGAATTACACGTACTTAAAGCTAATTTTATGAATGAAGAATATTTTTCAAATGATGGCTTTACTATTGGAGATATTCAATATATTTATAATTTTGATGGCTCACATAAGTTATTAAAGGAAAATGTTATTCGTTTTGATTCAGGCACTAAAGGCATTTTAAGTAATACTGAAGTGTTAGAAACTGCAATTAATAATCAAACATATTCTAAAAATGTACTTAAAAATGGTGCAATGCCAATAGGTATTTTAAAGGCTGCAAGTCGATTAACTGAAAAGGCTATTGATTCATTAAGAACTAGCTTTGAAAATATTTATTCAGGCAATCAAAAAGTGGGTAAAACTCTTATTTTAGAGAATGGCCTAGAATATCAACCCCTATCCTATAACCCTGAACAACTTCAATTAAATGAAACTTCAAAGTCTTTAACATCTCAAATTTGTATGTTGTTTAATGTATCAGAAAGCCTAATTAATGATACAAGCAATAAATATAACTCTCTATCAACTGCAAATACTTCATTCCTGCAACAAACAATTCAACCCATTTTAGTAACAATTCAAGAACAACTAAATAAATCATTCCTAAAGCCTTCAGAACAAGGCTTATTTTTTATGTTTGATACTTCACAAATTTTAAAAGCAACTGAAACTGAACGTATTGACGCAACATTAAAGCTTTTTAAAGATGGCGTGATTAGCTTCAATGAAAGTCGAAAACGTCTTGATATGACTGTAATTGATGATAAAAAAGATTACTACAAATTAAATATTGGTCAAGCGTTGCGAGATAAAGCTACTGGTGAAGTATTAAATATCAATACTCAAACTACTAATACACAAGGTGAACAAAAAAATGGAACTCCTCAAAGTAAATAA
- a CDS encoding phage major capsid protein codes for MELLKVNNFEVRAIENNNGSLQVQGYVNITGSQSQPLKDMNGNEFIEKIQKGAFAEAIRNATDGIDFLAEHDTEKILSSTRNGSLNLQEDDKGLYMSAEITPTSYGQDYFTLIKSGILKNMSFGFRSIKDSWQQLANGMYERTVEALELFEVSAVRSPAYLDSVISARSLETPENIEIPSNIPQKNSEERSNNKLKKLNNPTNPENSLNTIIKENRALQTTSDGAALIPEQVANTIVEEIENISPVFAMAQKFPTIAGNLKVAREGNDSVVAAFVGEGVDLVEQQLKLEYAELKQKRCGAAITLTNQLINDAAINLDEYVPKLLARKVAKAIETSILVGVGGTEFNGIINDAAIGHVDVTGSITYDVLQDLYLQIHPMYLNGACFIMSRDLFKQVAKLKDTNGHFFLQNGIVNGKINYTLFDIPVYVTEALTAENPVIFGNINEAVAVLVKQEQGLQKIVDSGLALKGASLYVFDMYADSCVVNPQAIAKLNVA; via the coding sequence ATGGAACTCCTCAAAGTAAATAATTTTGAAGTACGAGCCATTGAAAATAATAATGGTTCACTTCAAGTACAAGGTTATGTCAATATAACTGGCTCACAATCTCAACCCCTCAAAGATATGAACGGTAATGAATTTATTGAAAAAATTCAAAAAGGTGCATTTGCTGAAGCAATTAGAAACGCAACTGATGGAATTGATTTTCTTGCCGAGCATGACACTGAAAAAATTTTATCCTCAACTAGAAATGGTTCTTTAAACCTTCAAGAAGATGACAAAGGCTTATATATGAGTGCCGAAATTACACCAACAAGTTATGGCCAAGATTATTTCACTCTCATTAAATCAGGCATTTTAAAAAATATGTCATTTGGATTTAGAAGTATAAAAGATTCATGGCAACAATTAGCAAATGGTATGTATGAACGTACAGTTGAAGCACTTGAATTGTTTGAAGTAAGTGCAGTTCGTTCACCCGCCTATTTGGATAGTGTTATTTCCGCAAGAAGTCTTGAAACTCCTGAAAATATAGAAATTCCCTCAAATATTCCACAAAAAAACTCTGAAGAAAGAAGTAATAATAAATTGAAAAAATTAAACAACCCTACAAACCCTGAAAACTCTCTAAATACTATTATCAAAGAAAATCGTGCATTACAAACTACTTCTGATGGTGCAGCCTTAATTCCTGAACAAGTTGCAAATACTATTGTTGAGGAAATTGAAAATATTAGTCCTGTATTTGCAATGGCTCAAAAATTTCCTACTATTGCTGGCAATTTAAAAGTTGCACGTGAAGGCAATGATAGCGTTGTAGCTGCATTTGTAGGTGAAGGCGTTGACCTTGTAGAACAACAATTAAAACTTGAATACGCTGAACTTAAACAAAAACGTTGCGGTGCTGCAATTACATTGACTAACCAATTAATTAATGACGCTGCAATTAATTTAGATGAATATGTACCAAAATTATTGGCTCGTAAAGTTGCAAAAGCTATTGAAACATCTATTTTAGTTGGTGTAGGTGGTACTGAATTTAACGGTATCATTAATGACGCTGCAATCGGTCATGTTGATGTTACTGGCTCAATTACTTATGATGTACTCCAAGATTTATATTTACAAATCCATCCAATGTACTTAAATGGTGCTTGCTTCATTATGAGTCGTGATTTATTTAAACAAGTTGCTAAACTAAAAGACACTAACGGTCATTTTTTCTTACAAAATGGAATTGTAAACGGAAAAATCAACTATACATTATTTGATATTCCAGTTTATGTAACTGAAGCATTAACAGCTGAAAATCCCGTAATTTTTGGGAATATCAATGAAGCCGTTGCAGTTTTAGTTAAACAAGAACAAGGATTACAAAAAATTGTTGATTCAGGATTAGCTTTAAAAGGTGCTTCACTTTATGTCTTTGATATGTATGCTGATTCTTGTGTTGTAAATCCTCAAGCAATCGCAAAATTAAATGTAGCTTAA
- a CDS encoding head-tail connector protein, with the protein MVITDEAFNLSLVKNYLRVDSNEDDTLLQLMIDSAKSYIQSYLNQPFESYVDIPVEFTLAALNLVAQWFENRAVGSEKATHEYLYNFTGLLDIHRKWLPETSVTA; encoded by the coding sequence ATGGTAATAACAGATGAAGCATTTAACCTTTCTTTAGTAAAGAACTATTTAAGAGTTGATAGCAATGAAGATGATACATTATTACAACTTATGATAGATAGTGCAAAGAGTTATATACAAAGCTATTTGAATCAACCTTTTGAATCCTATGTAGATATACCTGTTGAGTTTACACTTGCAGCATTAAACCTAGTAGCACAATGGTTTGAGAATAGGGCAGTAGGTAGCGAGAAAGCTACACATGAATATCTCTATAACTTTACTGGCTTACTTGATATACATAGAAAGTGGCTACCTGAAACGAGTGTTACTGCATGA
- a CDS encoding phage head closure protein, producing MSMTIGMMNNHINIYKITTIKDEYGDTTTTKTLFHSCWCYVRNQTMKDIQASIGTLLENTISLVIRHTNKQITNEMTIELNGISYKIISIENDIQRKQFDTIIVKRVG from the coding sequence ATGAGTATGACAATAGGTATGATGAATAATCACATTAACATCTATAAGATAACTACAATCAAAGATGAATATGGAGATACTACTACAACAAAGACATTATTTCATAGTTGTTGGTGCTATGTAAGGAATCAAACAATGAAGGATATTCAAGCAAGTATAGGAACATTATTAGAAAATACAATAAGTCTAGTAATAAGACATACAAACAAGCAAATAACAAATGAAATGACAATTGAATTAAATGGAATAAGTTATAAAATAATTTCAATCGAAAATGATATACAAAGAAAACAATTCGATACAATTATAGTGAAACGAGTTGGATAA
- a CDS encoding Panacea domain-containing protein: protein MAKVTDVAKKFLLLSNENNLTAITPLKLQKLVYYAQAFHLKNNNERLFKSDILAWDHGPIVRILYDLYRDYGYHIIPPNPDDEDRINLTEKEIKTINKVFEEYGELNGKVLEEMTHQETPWLSTNRNNVISIDKIEEYFKS from the coding sequence TTGGCAAAGGTTACAGATGTTGCAAAAAAATTTTTATTATTGAGCAATGAGAATAATTTGACTGCTATCACTCCTTTGAAGTTACAAAAATTGGTCTATTATGCTCAAGCATTTCATTTGAAAAATAATAATGAAAGATTATTTAAAAGTGATATTCTAGCCTGGGATCATGGACCTATTGTAAGGATATTATATGATTTATATAGAGATTATGGATATCATATTATTCCTCCGAACCCAGATGATGAAGATCGAATTAATTTAACAGAAAAAGAGATTAAAACGATTAATAAAGTATTTGAGGAGTATGGTGAGCTAAATGGTAAGGTATTAGAAGAAATGACTCATCAAGAAACTCCTTGGTTATCTACTAATCGAAATAATGTAATATCGATTGATAAGATTGAAGAATACTTTAAAAGTTAA